In Parasegetibacter sp. NRK P23, the genomic stretch TGGGCAATTACGCCACCGGACAACTCGCGCCAGCGTTGCTGCAAACGGAACACTGCTACCTTGCGGGGATCGTTACCGGAACGCCTTCCAAAATACCCACCTGGAAAGAAAAATACAATATCCCCGACGAGAACATTTACAACTACGACAATTACGATCGTATAAAGGACAACAAGAACATCGATATCATTTACGTGGTGCTACCCAACAGCATGCACGCTGAATATACCATCCGTGGTTTCGGGGCAGGCAAACACGTGATCTGCGAAAAACCCATGGCCATTACGGTGGAAGATTGTGACAAGATGCTGGCCGCACAGCAAAAAGCAGGTAAAAAATTTTCCATCGGGTACCGGTTACATTTCGACCCATTCAACCTGGAGATGGCCAGACTGGGCACACAAAAAGTATTCGGCAACCTGAAAAAAATATCAGGTGCTTTCGGCTTTAAAGCGGAAGCCGGACAATGGCGCCTTTCCAAACAATACGCCGGCGGCGGACCGTTAATGGACCTCGGCATATATGTGGTGCAGGGCATGTGCTATACATCGGGCATGAACCCGATTGCCGTTACTGCCGTGGAAGGTGAAAAAACCGACCCGGTGCGGTTTAAAGAGGTGGAACAATCCCTTTCCTGGGAATTTGAGTTTCAAGGCGGACTTAAAGGGGAAGGAAGCGCCACTTACGACGCCCTCACCAATTTCCTGAAAGCGGAAGCCGAACAGGGCAGTTTTGAATTGAAACCAGCTTACAATTATGGCCGGCAAAGAGGGTATACACCTAACGGCGACATGCAACTCACGCCCGTGAACCAACAGGCGAAACAAATGGATGCATTCGCGCTATCCATCAAAAACAACCAGCCCAGCATTGTACCTGGAGAAATGGGGCGCAGGGACGTGAAATACCTCCAGGCCATTTATGAAGCCATGCGCACAGGAAAGAAGGTGAAACTCTCCTGAGCACATGACTTAACATATAGGATTAAACGAAGAATGGCACGTTGGGCACCGCGTATTTTTTCATGGCGTCGATATTCATATCCACACCGATGCCCGGTTTCTCTGAAAGGGTAATGAAACTGTCTTTCACCCATTCTCCTTCGTATTGAACAATCTCCTTGTACATGGGTTCCGTATGGAAATAAGATTGCCATTCGAGGATCAGGAAATTGGGCACGGAGGCGCATACATGGCAGGCGGCCATACAACCGAGGAAAGAAGCCACCATGTGCGGGGCGAATGGCGTGTAGTAAAGGTTCGCCAGGTTGGCGATGCGTTGGCCCTCTCCCAGCCCTCCTGCTTTCTGAAGGTCAGGCATCACAATATCCACCGCGCCGATCTCCAGCATTTCACGGAAACCATAGGCCAGGTATTGGTTCTCGCCTGCGGCTATGGGGGTGGAAGAAGAATCCCTGATGGATTTATACGCCTGCACATTTTCGGCAGGCGTGGGCTCTTCCAGCCAGAGCAGGTTGAGCGGCTCCAGTCTTTTCGCTACCGCGTGGCCGGTAACGGCGTCATAACG encodes the following:
- a CDS encoding Gfo/Idh/MocA family protein, yielding MKKTIGSSRRNFLYQSGLAGLGMTLFSPADLLPGSSSKPTTMPDKNGKLGIALVGLGNYATGQLAPALLQTEHCYLAGIVTGTPSKIPTWKEKYNIPDENIYNYDNYDRIKDNKNIDIIYVVLPNSMHAEYTIRGFGAGKHVICEKPMAITVEDCDKMLAAQQKAGKKFSIGYRLHFDPFNLEMARLGTQKVFGNLKKISGAFGFKAEAGQWRLSKQYAGGGPLMDLGIYVVQGMCYTSGMNPIAVTAVEGEKTDPVRFKEVEQSLSWEFEFQGGLKGEGSATYDALTNFLKAEAEQGSFELKPAYNYGRQRGYTPNGDMQLTPVNQQAKQMDAFALSIKNNQPSIVPGEMGRRDVKYLQAIYEAMRTGKKVKLS